Proteins encoded within one genomic window of Oncorhynchus mykiss isolate Arlee chromosome 27, USDA_OmykA_1.1, whole genome shotgun sequence:
- the LOC110507206 gene encoding olfactory receptor 51E2-like — protein sequence MEPNNRTTHTVTEFLITGLDEVQHPKVVGLAILFVLFLILIGSITNICVIAFNKPLHTPMYFFICSLAVVDIVYTSGISVTMLNVLLGEERRVPYAPSLVRAACVNPSYYFNAISAVGTAILWVNLALIFFSYMKIVYVVIQMSSSKDRRKTFNTCVSHMIVVACFFIPKVLLMLVTRVGLVLTLSHRNGLIIGSTLGPSLVNPLVYCLKTKEIRGRLKYIFKRSEISPNM from the exons ATGGAGCCAAACAACagaacaacacatacagtaacagaaTTCCTCATCACAGGATTGGATGAAGTACAACACCCAAAGGTGGTGGGACTAGCCATTTTGTTCGTCCTATTTCTCATTCTGATCGGAAGCATCACTAACATTTGTGTCATAGCATTCAACAAGCCTCTGCATACCCCCATGTACTTTTTTATTTGCTCGCTGGCAGTGGTAGACATAGTCTACACCAGCGGCATTAGTGTGACAATGCTTAACGTTCTCCTTGGTGAGGAGAGAAGAGTCCCCTATGCACCCT CATTAGTAAGAGCAGCTTGTGTGAATCCTTCATATTATTTCAACGCAATATCTGCTGTGGGGACTGCTATATTATGGGTTAATTTAGCCTTGATATTCTTCTCATACATGAAGATAGTTTATGTAGTGATACAAATGTCTTCATCCAAAGACAGGAGGAAAACATTTAACACCTGTGTCTCCCACATGATAGTGGTGGCTTGCTTCTTTATCCCCAAGGTGTTGTTAATGTTGGTCACCAGGGTTGGTTTGGTTCTCACGCTCTCTCACAGAAATGGCCTAATCATTGGCTCTACTCTGGGCCCCTCTCTTGTGAACCCACTTGTGTATTGTCTCAAAACCAAGGAGATTCGAGGGCgcctgaaatatattttcaagagATCTGAAATTAGTCCAAATATGTAA